One Streptococcus sp. zg-86 DNA window includes the following coding sequences:
- a CDS encoding BMP family lipoprotein produces MNKKLVGLGVATLATLALAACGSRAAKNDADSMSEKDSAVKAAVVTDVGGVDDRSFNQSAWEGLQAWGDENGLKKDAGYTYFQSGSESDYVTNLDSAVSGGYNLVFGIGFALENAIAEVAPNNPDTNYVIVDSVVKDQKNVASVGFADHEASYLAGVAAAKATKTNHVGFIGGVEGVIIDRFEAGFVAGAKSVNKDIKITVDYAASFADAAKGQTLAAAQYAAGADVIFHASGGTGNGVFAAAKAENETRNEADKVWVIGVDRDQSAEGKYTSKDGKESNFVLASTLKQVGTSVKDLANKALKGEFPGGEIITFSLADKGVDLAETNLSSEASEAVAAAKKDILDKKVEVPETPEKK; encoded by the coding sequence ATGAACAAAAAACTTGTTGGTTTAGGTGTTGCAACACTTGCAACTTTGGCTCTTGCTGCTTGTGGAAGCCGTGCAGCAAAAAATGATGCTGATTCAATGTCAGAAAAAGATTCAGCAGTAAAAGCAGCAGTTGTTACAGACGTTGGTGGTGTTGATGACCGTTCATTTAACCAATCTGCTTGGGAAGGATTGCAAGCTTGGGGTGATGAAAATGGTCTCAAGAAAGACGCTGGTTATACTTACTTCCAATCTGGTAGCGAATCTGACTACGTAACAAACCTTGATTCAGCTGTTTCAGGTGGTTACAACCTTGTATTTGGTATCGGTTTTGCCTTGGAAAATGCGATTGCTGAAGTAGCACCAAACAACCCTGACACAAACTATGTTATCGTCGATAGCGTTGTAAAAGATCAAAAGAACGTAGCAAGCGTTGGATTTGCTGACCATGAAGCATCTTACCTTGCAGGTGTAGCGGCTGCAAAAGCAACAAAAACAAACCACGTTGGATTCATCGGTGGTGTTGAAGGGGTTATCATTGACCGTTTTGAAGCTGGATTTGTAGCTGGTGCAAAATCAGTAAACAAAGACATTAAGATTACAGTTGACTATGCTGCTTCATTTGCAGATGCAGCGAAAGGTCAAACATTGGCAGCTGCTCAATATGCTGCTGGTGCAGACGTTATTTTCCATGCTTCAGGTGGTACCGGTAACGGTGTATTTGCTGCTGCTAAAGCAGAAAATGAAACGCGTAATGAAGCAGATAAAGTTTGGGTAATCGGTGTAGACCGTGACCAATCAGCAGAAGGTAAATATACTTCTAAAGATGGTAAAGAATCAAACTTTGTTCTTGCATCAACATTGAAACAAGTTGGTACTTCTGTAAAAGATCTTGCCAACAAAGCTCTTAAAGGTGAATTCCCTGGTGGAGAAATCATCACATTCTCACTTGCTGATAAAGGTGTAGACTTGGCTGAAACAAACCTTTCAAGCGAAGCGTCAGAAGCAGTAGCTGCTGCTAAGAAAGACATCTTGGACAAGAAAGTTGAAGTTCCAGAAACACCTGAGAAAAAATAA
- a CDS encoding cytidine deaminase: protein MATTDLIDLSIEVSKKAYVPYSHFPIGAVLVAKNGQIFTGVNIENASFGLTNCGERTAIFKAVSEGVLEFSELIVYGQTEKPVSPCGACRQVMAEFFDQDLKVTLVAKDKSTVEMTVGELLPYSFTDLT from the coding sequence ATGGCGACTACTGATTTGATTGATTTATCTATTGAAGTTAGTAAGAAAGCCTACGTACCCTATTCTCATTTTCCAATTGGAGCTGTTTTAGTTGCTAAGAATGGTCAAATTTTTACCGGTGTTAACATTGAAAATGCTAGTTTTGGATTGACCAACTGTGGCGAACGGACAGCGATTTTCAAAGCCGTTTCAGAAGGTGTCTTGGAATTTTCTGAGTTGATTGTTTATGGTCAAACAGAAAAACCAGTTTCACCCTGTGGTGCATGTCGCCAAGTCATGGCAGAATTTTTTGATCAGGATCTAAAAGTAACATTGGTTGCTAAAGATAAATCGACAGTCGAGATGACAGTCGGGGAGTTACTTCCGTATTCTTTTACAGATTTAACGTAA
- the deoC gene encoding deoxyribose-phosphate aldolase — translation MKLNKYIDHTLLKPNATKEQILAIIDEAKEYDFASVCVNPTWVALSAKELQGTDVKVCTVIGFPLGANTSAVKAVETKDAIANGADEIDMVINVGALKSQDYDTVLKDIQAVVEASGDKLVKVIIETCLLTDEEKVKACQLSQEAGADFVKTSTGFSTGGATVEDVALMRKTVGSDMGVKASGGARSYEDAKAFIEAGATRIGASSGVAIMKGEQADGDY, via the coding sequence ATGAAATTAAATAAATATATTGATCACACTCTATTGAAGCCAAATGCTACAAAAGAACAAATTTTAGCGATTATTGACGAAGCAAAAGAATACGATTTTGCAAGCGTCTGTGTTAATCCAACTTGGGTAGCTCTTTCAGCGAAAGAATTACAAGGTACAGATGTCAAGGTTTGTACAGTTATCGGCTTTCCTTTGGGAGCAAATACATCAGCTGTAAAAGCAGTTGAAACCAAGGATGCCATCGCAAATGGTGCCGATGAGATTGACATGGTCATCAATGTTGGTGCCTTAAAATCGCAAGATTACGATACAGTATTGAAAGATATTCAAGCGGTTGTGGAAGCAAGCGGTGATAAGTTGGTGAAAGTCATCATCGAAACCTGTCTTTTGACCGACGAGGAAAAAGTCAAAGCCTGTCAATTATCACAAGAAGCAGGTGCTGACTTTGTGAAAACATCAACTGGCTTCTCAACAGGTGGTGCAACAGTAGAAGATGTAGCCTTGATGAGAAAAACAGTTGGGTCAGATATGGGTGTAAAAGCATCTGGTGGTGCACGTTCATACGAAGATGCCAAAGCCTTTATTGAAGCAGGTGCGACTCGTATCGGAGCTTCTTCGGGTGTAGCGATTATGAAAGGGGAACAGGCAGATGGCGACTACTGA
- a CDS encoding pyrimidine-nucleoside phosphorylase, producing the protein MRTVDLIQKKRDDHELTTDEINWLISGYANGTVPDYQMAAFAMAIYFRGMSTREISDLTMAMVASGEEIDLSAISGIKVDKHSTGGVGDKVTLILAPLVASFGVPVAKMSGRGLGHTGGTLDKLESIKGYQIEVTQNQFIKQVQEIGVSVIGQSDNMVKADKLLYALRDVTATVDIIPLIASSVMSKKIAAGADAILLDVTVGEGAFMKNIEDARQLAQTMVELGKAVGRKTVAVITDMSQPVGTSIGNRLEILEALDILQGKGRKDVTEFICELAQIMLGLANVEKTIEEVHAHLVDGSALRKFEEMVLAQGGDLDDLYRPVQVTHQVPVFAQESGYITALPALEFGLFAMKLGAGRAVKTDSLDYETGIVFHKKVGEPVEAGQEIATIFTNENISENMLTNFQKNVKIGNVSVKTKEIIEIVS; encoded by the coding sequence ATGAGAACAGTCGACTTAATTCAGAAAAAACGAGACGATCATGAACTCACCACAGATGAAATTAACTGGCTGATTAGTGGCTATGCAAATGGTACTGTCCCTGATTATCAGATGGCTGCTTTTGCTATGGCGATTTATTTTAGAGGAATGTCTACTCGTGAAATTTCTGATTTAACCATGGCGATGGTGGCAAGCGGTGAAGAAATTGACCTATCAGCAATTTCAGGTATTAAGGTAGATAAGCACTCAACTGGTGGTGTCGGAGATAAGGTAACCTTAATTTTAGCACCACTAGTAGCTAGTTTTGGAGTTCCTGTTGCCAAAATGAGTGGCCGTGGCCTTGGTCATACGGGTGGAACCTTGGACAAATTAGAGTCAATCAAGGGATACCAGATTGAAGTGACTCAGAATCAGTTTATCAAACAGGTGCAAGAGATTGGCGTATCCGTTATTGGCCAATCAGATAATATGGTAAAAGCCGATAAGTTGTTGTATGCCTTACGAGATGTAACCGCTACGGTTGATATTATCCCTTTGATTGCAAGTTCTGTTATGTCTAAGAAAATTGCAGCTGGTGCGGATGCTATTTTACTAGATGTAACGGTTGGTGAGGGGGCCTTCATGAAGAATATTGAAGATGCTCGTCAATTGGCTCAAACCATGGTCGAACTAGGAAAAGCAGTTGGACGAAAGACCGTTGCAGTAATTACGGATATGTCACAGCCTGTCGGTACCAGTATCGGAAATCGTCTGGAAATTCTCGAAGCCTTGGACATTTTACAAGGTAAGGGACGAAAAGATGTAACAGAGTTTATCTGTGAATTGGCACAGATTATGCTAGGCCTTGCTAATGTTGAAAAGACTATCGAGGAAGTTCATGCTCATTTAGTAGATGGATCGGCTCTGCGCAAGTTTGAAGAAATGGTTCTGGCGCAAGGGGGCGATTTGGACGATTTGTATCGACCAGTCCAAGTGACACATCAAGTGCCGGTATTTGCTCAGGAAAGTGGTTACATTACCGCCTTGCCAGCCTTAGAATTTGGCTTGTTTGCCATGAAGTTAGGTGCAGGACGAGCTGTGAAAACAGACAGCTTAGATTATGAGACAGGAATTGTCTTCCATAAAAAGGTCGGTGAACCTGTTGAAGCAGGTCAAGAAATTGCCACTATTTTTACAAATGAAAATATTTCGGAAAATATGCTTACAAATTTCCAAAAAAATGTTAAAATAGGAAATGTGAGTGTAAAAACGAAAGAAATTATAGAAATTGTTTCATAA
- a CDS encoding class I SAM-dependent methyltransferase, with product MANMYYEKNPSVAHDLHELRVTLLGEEMFFLTDAGVFSKKMVDYGSQVLLNTVELEKDKRLLDVGCGYGPLGLTLGKVFGVRPTMVDINSRAVDLAIQNAEKNKVEAAIFQSDIYEVVSGTFDYVISNPPIRAGKAVVHEIITGAYDYLIDSGRLTIVIQKKQGAPSAKAKMEEVFGNCTILKKDKGYYILESVKE from the coding sequence ATGGCAAATATGTATTACGAGAAAAATCCTAGTGTGGCTCATGATCTTCATGAGCTTCGTGTCACTCTGCTTGGTGAAGAAATGTTCTTCTTGACAGATGCAGGGGTGTTCAGCAAGAAAATGGTGGACTACGGTAGCCAAGTGCTCTTGAATACAGTAGAGTTGGAAAAAGATAAAAGATTACTAGATGTGGGCTGTGGATATGGTCCACTTGGTTTGACTTTAGGGAAGGTTTTTGGTGTGCGACCAACCATGGTCGATATTAATAGTCGAGCAGTTGATTTAGCCATTCAAAATGCTGAAAAAAATAAGGTTGAAGCCGCTATTTTCCAGTCCGATATCTATGAAGTAGTATCAGGAACTTTTGACTATGTGATTTCGAATCCTCCCATTCGAGCTGGAAAGGCAGTTGTCCATGAAATCATCACAGGAGCTTATGACTATTTGATTGATTCTGGACGATTGACAATCGTGATTCAGAAAAAGCAAGGTGCTCCGAGTGCCAAAGCTAAAATGGAGGAGGTTTTTGGAAACTGTACTATCTTGAAGAAAGATAAGGGGTATTATATTTTAGAAAGCGTGAAAGAATGA
- the coaA gene encoding type I pantothenate kinase has translation MKNELINFEKISRQTWQQLHRNTTVPLTQEELNSIKSFNDKISLQDVLDVYLPLINLIRIYKKASEDLSFSKSLFLQKKIKTQPFIIGISGSVAVGKSTTSRLLQILLTRTFKHAKVEMVTTDGFLYPNTVLKEKNILDRKGFPESYNMELLLDFLNHIENGHDYQIPVYSHEVYDIVPDQQQTISAPDFLIVEGINVFQNPQNQHLYVSDYFDLAIYVDAAVDDIETWYLERFRKLLKLAQSNPNNYYHRFLELSEEEVSHFAHSIWETINLVNLKDYIEPTRHRADIILHKAKNHEIDEIYLKK, from the coding sequence ATGAAGAATGAATTGATCAATTTTGAAAAAATCAGTCGCCAAACCTGGCAACAATTACACCGAAATACCACTGTTCCGCTCACACAAGAAGAACTGAATTCAATCAAAAGTTTCAATGATAAGATTAGCCTCCAAGATGTCCTAGATGTCTACCTACCCCTTATCAATTTGATTCGGATTTATAAGAAGGCAAGCGAGGATCTTTCTTTTTCCAAGAGTCTCTTTTTACAGAAGAAAATTAAGACCCAGCCGTTTATCATTGGCATCTCAGGTAGTGTCGCTGTCGGAAAATCGACCACCAGTCGTCTCTTACAAATTTTATTAACCCGAACCTTTAAGCATGCCAAAGTAGAAATGGTGACCACAGATGGATTTCTCTATCCCAATACTGTTTTAAAAGAGAAAAATATCCTTGACCGAAAAGGTTTCCCTGAATCCTATAATATGGAATTGTTACTGGACTTTTTAAATCATATTGAAAATGGGCATGATTATCAGATTCCTGTCTATTCCCATGAAGTTTATGATATTGTCCCAGACCAACAACAAACTATTTCAGCGCCAGACTTTCTCATTGTTGAGGGAATCAATGTTTTCCAAAATCCTCAAAATCAGCACTTGTATGTCAGCGATTATTTTGATTTAGCGATTTATGTTGATGCAGCAGTTGATGATATTGAAACGTGGTACTTGGAGCGTTTCAGAAAATTACTGAAATTAGCTCAAAGCAATCCCAATAACTATTATCATCGCTTCCTAGAGCTCTCAGAAGAGGAAGTTTCTCATTTTGCTCATAGTATTTGGGAGACTATCAATCTGGTCAATCTCAAAGATTATATTGAGCCAACTAGACATCGGGCAGATATTATTCTTCATAAAGCAAAAAATCATGAAATTGATGAAATTTACTTGAAAAAATAA
- the rpsT gene encoding 30S ribosomal protein S20 — protein MEVKPLANIKSAIKRAELNVKQNEKNSAQKSAMRTAIKAFEANPSEELFRAASSAIDKAETKGLIHKNKASRDKARLASKLA, from the coding sequence GTGGAGGTGAAACCATTGGCAAACATTAAGTCAGCTATCAAACGTGCTGAATTGAACGTAAAACAAAACGAAAAAAACTCAGCTCAAAAATCAGCTATGCGTACTGCAATTAAAGCATTTGAAGCAAATCCTTCTGAGGAGCTTTTCCGCGCTGCTAGCTCAGCTATTGATAAAGCAGAAACAAAAGGTTTGATTCACAAAAACAAAGCAAGCCGCGACAAAGCACGTCTTGCATCAAAACTTGCTTAA
- a CDS encoding DNA topology modulation protein: MKIVIIGYSASGKSTLASYLGKHYKIPCLHLDKLRFLPNWQERPDEDMRNQLQTFLENDSWVIEGNYSSFCYQERLEEADQIILMTFSRWTCLLRAIKRYITYRGKVRDSMAEGCTEKLDWAFIRWILKDGRSQKAQIRYQTISQTYTDKVTILHNQRELDEFRNKVKG, translated from the coding sequence ATGAAAATTGTAATCATCGGCTATAGCGCTTCTGGCAAATCAACACTAGCTAGCTATCTCGGTAAGCATTATAAGATTCCCTGTCTACATTTGGATAAGTTACGATTTCTTCCTAACTGGCAGGAACGACCAGATGAAGACATGCGCAACCAGCTCCAGACTTTTTTAGAGAATGATTCATGGGTCATTGAAGGAAATTACAGTTCGTTTTGTTATCAAGAACGGCTGGAAGAAGCCGATCAAATCATCCTAATGACCTTCTCTAGGTGGACTTGTTTACTTCGAGCTATTAAACGCTATATCACATACAGAGGAAAAGTCAGAGATAGTATGGCAGAAGGCTGTACCGAAAAACTTGACTGGGCATTTATCCGCTGGATTTTAAAAGATGGTCGTTCACAAAAAGCCCAGATACGCTACCAAACAATCTCCCAAACCTATACGGATAAGGTCACCATCCTTCACAATCAGAGAGAATTGGATGAATTTAGGAATAAAGTAAAAGGCTAA
- a CDS encoding flavocytochrome c — MKRSLKVILLSFVAVLLLFGCSTAKKGGTFEGVGNGKHGEIKVAVTIADGAITKIDVLEQDENKVLSEPVYEELQEMIIAQNSADVEAVSGASATSEGYINAVKDAVEKSGITLVAAKKSKQAKEKEKLPTEQTFDVVVVGSGGAGFSAAIEAAQAGKSVAILEKLPAIGGNTLLSGGEMNAPGNWVQKKLGIEGDSVDVYYQDTMKGGDNVGDPKMVRLMAEKALESAEWLRDEIKVEFLADQLFQFGGHSYKRALIPVGHTGAELITKLKMKADELKIPVFLNVKAEKLMKDGSGKIVGLTATDREKRELTFHANDAVILTTGGFGSNVEMRKKYNKEYDERYHSTDSVGTTGDGIIMAQEVGAALTNMESIQTYPIANPKTGMISLLADTRFDGAILVNQEGKRFVEELERRDVISKAILAQTGGYCYQIWNDDIDAISKTKEAHKAEYDELIREKLLVKADTIEEAAKFFDIDVDTLKETLTKVNAYAKAGEDKDFHHRAGLVSLEKGPYYIEKAAPSVHHTMGGLVINEKTEVLDESGKAIPSLYAAGELTGVIQGKNRLGGNAITDIITYGRIAGKQVGTMK, encoded by the coding sequence ATGAAAAGAAGTTTGAAGGTCATACTGCTTAGCTTTGTCGCAGTATTGCTACTATTTGGTTGTTCCACTGCGAAAAAAGGTGGAACCTTTGAAGGTGTTGGTAATGGTAAGCACGGTGAAATTAAAGTGGCTGTCACGATTGCCGATGGAGCTATTACAAAGATTGATGTACTAGAGCAGGATGAAAATAAGGTTCTCTCTGAGCCTGTTTATGAAGAGTTGCAAGAGATGATTATTGCTCAAAACTCAGCAGATGTTGAAGCAGTATCTGGCGCTTCTGCAACGAGTGAAGGCTATATAAATGCAGTTAAAGATGCTGTTGAAAAATCAGGTATCACACTCGTAGCAGCTAAAAAATCAAAACAAGCTAAGGAAAAAGAAAAACTGCCAACAGAACAAACCTTTGACGTCGTAGTTGTCGGATCTGGAGGAGCAGGATTTAGTGCAGCAATTGAAGCAGCTCAGGCTGGTAAATCTGTTGCGATTCTTGAAAAACTTCCTGCAATTGGGGGGAATACCCTCCTTTCTGGTGGTGAAATGAATGCGCCAGGTAACTGGGTACAAAAGAAATTAGGTATTGAAGGCGACTCCGTTGATGTGTATTACCAAGATACTATGAAAGGTGGAGATAACGTTGGTGATCCGAAGATGGTTCGATTGATGGCTGAAAAAGCCTTGGAATCAGCTGAATGGCTTCGCGATGAGATCAAAGTTGAATTTTTAGCAGACCAATTGTTCCAATTTGGTGGACATAGCTACAAGCGTGCCTTGATTCCAGTTGGTCATACAGGTGCCGAATTGATTACTAAATTGAAAATGAAAGCAGACGAGCTAAAAATTCCAGTTTTCTTGAATGTTAAAGCTGAGAAGTTGATGAAAGATGGCAGCGGAAAAATCGTTGGTCTTACTGCAACAGACAGAGAGAAACGCGAATTGACCTTCCATGCTAATGATGCGGTTATTTTAACAACTGGTGGTTTTGGTTCAAATGTTGAAATGCGTAAGAAATACAACAAAGAATACGACGAACGCTACCATTCTACGGATTCTGTTGGTACAACAGGAGACGGAATTATCATGGCACAAGAAGTAGGTGCTGCCCTTACCAATATGGAAAGCATTCAAACCTATCCAATTGCTAATCCAAAAACAGGTATGATTTCCTTGCTAGCTGATACACGCTTTGATGGCGCAATTTTGGTTAACCAAGAAGGAAAACGCTTTGTAGAAGAATTAGAACGCCGTGACGTGATTTCTAAAGCAATCCTTGCGCAAACAGGTGGTTATTGCTACCAAATTTGGAATGACGATATCGATGCGATTTCTAAGACCAAAGAAGCCCACAAGGCAGAATACGATGAGTTGATTCGTGAAAAATTATTGGTTAAGGCTGACACGATTGAAGAAGCAGCAAAATTCTTTGATATTGATGTTGATACCTTGAAAGAAACTCTTACTAAAGTCAATGCCTATGCAAAAGCTGGAGAAGATAAGGATTTCCATCATCGTGCAGGCTTGGTATCTCTTGAAAAAGGTCCATACTACATTGAAAAAGCCGCACCATCTGTACACCACACAATGGGTGGACTTGTCATCAACGAAAAGACAGAAGTCCTAGATGAAAGTGGTAAAGCAATTCCTAGCCTTTACGCAGCAGGTGAATTGACAGGTGTAATCCAAGGTAAAAACCGTCTCGGTGGTAATGCTATTACTGATATTATCACTTACGGACGCATTGCTGGTAAACAAGTTGGCACGATGAAATAA
- a CDS encoding sensor histidine kinase, which translates to MLIKFRKLYRTDNFSYFIRYFAVFTLIFSLMTIIIFQLMRSTMYQTSDENFREIVNNPEMMMEFARARGLSPEAEIIWEKNTKATKNNSGNSQKEDEKEKSVSFYSSSKIRLNTNYHVILYDSRGNRLNQVDYFSGLSSLILSAKSLNTITECEVTTPFGEKEYYRCMSIEVPEEAASAYVGLDIKYATVLFNTSQIRFSIASYEATVMIVMIGFWLISIVASIYLSNVSMRPILASFQKQKEFVENASHELRTPLTVLQNRLESLFRHPEATIMDSSENIASSLAEVRNMRLLTTNLLNLARRDDGLKPEIIAVQPAFFDEILANYIIMAEENGKILEVNHTVKEVIRTDKTLLKQLLTILVDNAIKYSEDDGHIWIDIQIKDRFLSIKVADNGLGISPENKTKIFDRFYRVDKARTRQKGGFGLGLSLAKQIIDTLHGTITVQDHQPKGTVFEVKIPKEYRK; encoded by the coding sequence ATGCTGATTAAATTTCGCAAACTCTATCGTACGGATAATTTTTCTTATTTTATCCGTTATTTTGCTGTCTTTACGCTGATTTTCAGCCTGATGACAATCATTATTTTCCAGTTGATGCGTTCAACCATGTATCAGACTTCGGATGAGAATTTTAGAGAAATTGTGAATAATCCGGAAATGATGATGGAATTTGCACGGGCGCGCGGCTTGTCTCCAGAAGCAGAAATCATCTGGGAAAAAAATACAAAGGCTACTAAAAATAATTCAGGGAATTCACAGAAAGAGGATGAGAAAGAGAAGTCTGTTTCCTTTTATTCCAGTTCTAAAATTCGCCTGAATACGAATTACCATGTTATTCTCTATGATAGCCGTGGAAATCGTCTCAATCAAGTAGACTACTTTTCTGGTTTATCTAGTCTTATCTTATCTGCTAAGTCACTGAATACCATTACAGAATGTGAAGTAACAACACCTTTTGGAGAAAAAGAATACTATCGTTGTATGAGTATTGAAGTACCAGAAGAAGCTGCTTCAGCTTATGTGGGTCTAGATATCAAATATGCTACCGTTCTCTTTAATACCAGTCAGATTCGCTTCTCTATTGCATCGTATGAAGCGACGGTTATGATCGTCATGATTGGCTTTTGGTTGATTTCGATTGTCGCAAGTATTTACCTGTCCAATGTCAGTATGCGCCCTATTCTTGCTAGTTTTCAAAAGCAGAAAGAGTTTGTGGAGAATGCGAGTCATGAATTGCGAACACCGCTTACTGTCCTACAAAACCGTTTGGAAAGTCTTTTTAGACATCCTGAAGCAACAATTATGGATAGCAGTGAAAATATTGCTTCTAGTCTTGCGGAGGTGCGCAATATGCGCCTTTTAACAACGAATCTATTAAACCTAGCACGAAGAGATGATGGTTTGAAACCAGAAATTATTGCTGTTCAGCCAGCCTTCTTTGATGAAATATTGGCAAATTATATCATCATGGCGGAAGAAAATGGAAAGATTTTGGAAGTCAATCATACCGTTAAGGAAGTGATTCGTACAGATAAGACTCTGCTCAAGCAGTTACTGACGATTTTAGTTGATAATGCGATAAAGTATTCAGAAGATGATGGACATATCTGGATTGATATTCAGATAAAAGATCGTTTTCTTTCTATTAAAGTAGCCGATAATGGATTGGGCATTAGTCCAGAAAATAAAACAAAAATCTTTGATCGTTTCTACCGGGTTGATAAAGCGAGAACGCGTCAAAAAGGTGGATTCGGCCTCGGTCTCTCTCTTGCGAAGCAAATCATTGATACCTTACATGGAACAATTACCGTTCAAGATCATCAGCCCAAAGGCACTGTTTTTGAAGTTAAGATTCCTAAAGAATACCGTAAATAA
- a CDS encoding response regulator transcription factor translates to MIKILLVEDDISLSNSVFDFLDDFADVMQVFDGDEGLYEAESGVYDLILLDLMLPEKDGFQVLKELRAKGITTPVLITTAKESIDDKGHGFELGADDYLTKPFYLEELKMRIQALLKRSGKFSQNTLTFGELSVDLSTNTATINGKEVELLGKEFDLLLYFLQNQNVILPKTQIFDRIWGFDSDTTISVVEVYVSKIRKKLKGTAFGEQLHTLRSVGYILKNAD, encoded by the coding sequence ATGATTAAGATTTTATTAGTAGAAGATGATATCAGTTTATCCAATTCAGTCTTTGATTTTTTAGATGATTTTGCAGATGTGATGCAGGTATTTGACGGAGATGAGGGGTTATATGAGGCAGAATCAGGAGTATATGACCTCATCTTGCTCGATTTGATGTTGCCGGAAAAAGACGGCTTTCAAGTTCTGAAAGAACTAAGGGCTAAGGGGATTACAACGCCTGTTCTGATTACAACCGCTAAGGAAAGTATAGACGATAAGGGGCATGGTTTTGAGCTTGGAGCAGATGACTATCTAACCAAACCCTTTTATTTGGAAGAGTTGAAGATGCGGATTCAGGCCCTTTTGAAACGCTCTGGAAAGTTCAGTCAAAATACCCTCACCTTTGGAGAACTGTCTGTGGACCTTTCAACCAATACAGCTACCATAAATGGGAAAGAAGTCGAACTCTTAGGAAAAGAGTTTGATTTACTACTCTATTTCTTGCAGAATCAAAATGTCATTTTACCAAAGACACAAATTTTTGACCGAATTTGGGGTTTTGATAGTGATACCACTATTTCAGTTGTGGAAGTATATGTCTCTAAAATTAGAAAAAAATTGAAAGGGACGGCCTTTGGGGAGCAATTGCATACCCTACGGAGTGTCGGTTATATCTTGAAAAATGCTGATTAA
- the phoU gene encoding phosphate signaling complex protein PhoU: MLRTQFEEELDKLHNQFYAMGNEVLGQINNTVQAFISHDRELAKEVIESDAKINAFEIKLEKKSLEIIALQQPVSTDLRTVITVLKATNDLERMGDHAVSIAEAAIRMKGEVRIQVVEAEIKKMGREVRRLVESALELYLNGGETEQAYELAAHDEIINQYYTSIQDLATEEIKKNPDALIAGRDYFQVISYLERIGDYAKNICEWVVYLRTGNITEL, from the coding sequence ATGTTAAGAACACAATTTGAAGAAGAACTAGATAAATTGCACAATCAATTCTATGCTATGGGAAATGAAGTTCTTGGGCAAATCAATAATACTGTACAAGCCTTTATCTCGCATGATCGTGAATTGGCAAAAGAAGTGATTGAATCAGATGCTAAAATCAATGCTTTTGAAATTAAGCTAGAGAAAAAGTCACTTGAAATTATCGCTTTACAACAACCGGTATCAACTGACTTGCGCACGGTCATCACTGTTTTGAAGGCTACTAATGACTTGGAGCGGATGGGTGACCATGCGGTATCTATTGCAGAAGCAGCTATTCGGATGAAAGGGGAAGTCCGTATTCAGGTTGTGGAAGCTGAAATCAAGAAAATGGGACGGGAAGTCCGTCGCTTAGTTGAGTCTGCCTTGGAATTATATCTCAATGGTGGGGAAACAGAGCAAGCATATGAACTCGCAGCCCATGATGAAATCATCAACCAATACTATACAAGTATCCAGGATTTGGCAACAGAGGAAATCAAAAAAAATCCGGATGCCTTGATTGCTGGTCGGGACTACTTCCAAGTTATTTCCTACCTTGAACGTATCGGTGACTATGCCAAAAATATCTGTGAATGGGTCGTTTACCTCCGCACAGGCAATATTACAGAATTGTAA